One Pseudomonas abieticivorans genomic region harbors:
- a CDS encoding TauD/TfdA dioxygenase family protein, with amino-acid sequence MSNAALAVKPVTHALDIHPVAGRIGAQIRGVTLGADLSPAVIEAIQAALVQYKVIFFRGQTHLDDQSQEAFAHLLGEPVAHPTVPVRDGTRYLLQLSGADGQRANSWHTDVTFVDAYPKASILRSVIAPTSGGDTVWANTAAAYNDLSEDVRALADKLWAVHSNEYDYAGAKPNVSAERLESYRKVFTSTVYETEHPVVRVHPISGEKSLLLGHFVKRIKGYSQTDSAHLFGLLQSHVTRLENTVRWRWSVGDVAIWDNRSTQHYAVDDYGTQERIVRRVTLQGEVPVGVQGQRSVTTKGRD; translated from the coding sequence ATGAGCAATGCCGCATTAGCCGTGAAACCCGTTACCCACGCACTGGATATCCACCCGGTGGCCGGCCGTATCGGCGCCCAAATCCGTGGCGTCACCCTGGGCGCAGACCTCTCGCCAGCCGTGATCGAGGCCATCCAGGCCGCGCTGGTGCAATACAAGGTGATCTTCTTTCGCGGGCAAACCCACCTGGACGACCAAAGCCAGGAAGCCTTCGCCCATCTGCTCGGCGAGCCGGTGGCGCACCCCACCGTGCCGGTGCGCGACGGCACCCGCTACCTGTTGCAACTGAGCGGTGCCGATGGCCAGCGCGCCAACTCCTGGCACACCGACGTGACCTTCGTAGACGCCTATCCCAAGGCCTCGATCCTGCGCTCGGTGATTGCCCCGACATCTGGTGGCGACACTGTGTGGGCGAACACGGCTGCGGCCTACAACGACCTGAGCGAAGACGTCCGTGCCCTGGCCGACAAACTGTGGGCCGTGCACAGCAACGAATATGACTACGCCGGCGCCAAGCCGAATGTCTCAGCCGAGCGCCTGGAAAGCTACCGCAAGGTCTTCACCTCCACCGTTTACGAAACCGAGCACCCGGTGGTGCGCGTGCACCCCATCAGCGGCGAGAAATCCCTGCTGCTGGGGCATTTCGTCAAGCGCATCAAGGGCTACTCGCAAACCGATTCCGCGCACTTGTTCGGCCTGCTGCAAAGCCACGTCACACGCCTGGAAAACACTGTGCGCTGGCGCTGGAGCGTGGGCGACGTGGCGATCTGGGATAACCGCTCCACCCAGCATTACGCGGTGGACGACTACGGCACCCAGGAGCGCATCGTGCGCCGGGTGACGTTGCAAGGTGAAGTGCCAGTGGGGGTGCAAGGGCAGCGCAGTGTCACCACCAAAGGGCGCGACTGA
- a CDS encoding alkaline phosphatase family protein has translation MTKPVRNVLYIMCDQLRRDYLSCYGHPHLHTPNIDRLAAAGVRFSRAYTQGTICGPSRMSAYTGRYVSSHQVAWNAVPLPLDELTIGDYLRPAGIRTALVGKTHATPNSDAQQRLAMAPDSVQAQQLNEVGFEAYFRHDGLFPDDPVFDGKREGAPYTHYLRGLGYAGKNPWHDWANAAAGENGEILSGWKMRHSHLPARVPEQHSETVYTTDRAIDFIGEQGEQPWCLHLSYIKPHWPYIAPAPYHALYGAEQVLPAVQPAQISDHPVYAAFRQHEESRNFSREEVRLNVIPTYMGLIKQVDDQLGRLFDYLQSNGRWDDTLIVFTSDHGDFLGDHYLGEKEFLLEQAVGVPLIVRDPRPAADITRGTVDDRLAETIDALPTFLEALGLPAADHRLEGRSLVPLLHGATPNWRKYAIAEYDYAFQAPARERLAQPIDRCRMYMVRSERFKYLAYDGYRPQLFDLQNDPQELHDLGVDPAYSAVREEHQGYLFDWLRGLKRRTTISNQEIDVRGQRFRYGEPEEEKMVPIGVW, from the coding sequence GTGACCAAGCCTGTCCGTAACGTGCTGTACATCATGTGCGACCAACTGCGTCGCGACTATTTGTCGTGCTACGGCCACCCGCACCTGCACACCCCCAACATTGATCGCCTTGCCGCCGCCGGCGTGCGTTTCAGCCGGGCCTACACACAGGGCACCATCTGCGGCCCGTCGCGGATGTCGGCCTACACCGGCCGCTACGTGAGCAGCCATCAAGTGGCCTGGAATGCCGTGCCGCTGCCACTGGACGAGCTGACCATCGGCGACTACTTGCGCCCGGCCGGCATCCGCACCGCACTGGTCGGCAAAACCCACGCCACGCCCAACAGCGATGCCCAGCAGCGCTTGGCCATGGCCCCCGACAGCGTTCAGGCGCAGCAGCTCAACGAGGTCGGTTTCGAGGCCTATTTCCGTCATGACGGCCTATTCCCCGACGACCCGGTGTTCGATGGCAAGCGCGAGGGGGCGCCCTATACCCATTACCTGCGCGGCCTCGGCTACGCCGGTAAAAACCCATGGCACGACTGGGCCAACGCCGCTGCCGGCGAAAACGGCGAGATACTCAGCGGCTGGAAGATGCGCCACTCGCACCTGCCAGCGCGCGTGCCCGAGCAGCACTCGGAAACTGTCTACACCACCGATCGTGCCATCGACTTCATCGGCGAACAGGGCGAGCAACCTTGGTGCCTGCACCTGTCCTACATCAAGCCGCATTGGCCCTACATCGCCCCCGCGCCCTACCACGCACTGTATGGCGCCGAGCAGGTACTGCCTGCCGTGCAGCCTGCGCAGATCAGCGACCACCCGGTATACGCCGCTTTCCGCCAGCATGAAGAGAGCCGCAACTTCTCCCGCGAGGAGGTGCGCCTGAACGTGATCCCCACCTACATGGGCCTGATCAAGCAGGTCGACGACCAACTGGGGCGCTTGTTCGACTACCTGCAAAGCAATGGCCGCTGGGATGACACCCTGATCGTATTTACCAGCGACCACGGCGACTTCCTGGGTGACCACTACCTGGGCGAAAAGGAGTTCCTGCTGGAGCAGGCGGTGGGCGTGCCACTGATCGTGCGCGACCCGCGCCCAGCGGCAGATATCACCCGAGGCACCGTGGACGACCGGTTGGCCGAAACCATCGACGCACTGCCGACGTTCCTGGAAGCGTTGGGCCTGCCCGCCGCCGATCATCGCCTGGAAGGTCGCTCGCTAGTACCGCTGCTGCACGGCGCCACGCCAAACTGGCGCAAGTACGCCATCGCCGAATACGACTACGCCTTCCAGGCCCCCGCCCGCGAACGGCTGGCCCAACCGATCGACCGCTGCCGCATGTACATGGTGCGCAGCGAACGCTTCAAGTACCTGGCGTACGACGGCTACCGGCCGCAGCTGTTTGATTTGCAGAACGACCCGCAAGAGTTGCATGACCTGGGCGTAGACCCGGCTTATTCAGCCGTGCGCGAAGAGCATCAGGGGTATCTGTTCGATTGGCTGCGCGGGTTGAAGCGCCGCACCACCATCAGCAACCAAGAGATTGATGTACGTGGGCAGCGGTTTCGGTATGGCGAACCGGAAGAGGAGAAGATGGTGCCGATCGGGGTGTGGTAG
- a CDS encoding LysR family transcriptional regulator — protein sequence MHIDLRQLRHLIALAEHRSFVGAAAAVNLSQSAFSRSIQALEHSVGCQLVDRGRKDLAPTKQGLVVLEHARRLVSGARQLSNEISQFNGLEAGELRFGCGPAPASGLVPRAVGSFIGRYPKARVQFQVDDWHSLNKRLLAEEFEFFVADTRHFEADPEYHTQRLRPRRWHFCCRVGHPLAQLESVSAQALFSYPLAVSIRPPNLRKVIVDLCGRQDFVPNVECENSFSLLGVVLRSDAIGISGSYGDAMHLAKGELVKLRIEGLDENCEELYTRYGIVSRSGYRLSPLAEAMIAEIRQIDEQEIANEPYALENLAV from the coding sequence ATGCATATAGACTTGCGCCAACTTCGCCACCTGATCGCCCTGGCCGAACACCGCAGCTTCGTCGGTGCCGCGGCGGCCGTTAACCTCTCCCAGTCGGCGTTCAGCCGCAGCATCCAGGCGCTGGAGCACAGCGTCGGCTGCCAACTGGTGGACCGTGGGCGCAAGGACCTGGCCCCCACCAAGCAGGGCCTGGTGGTGCTCGAACACGCACGTCGGCTGGTCAGCGGCGCACGCCAACTGAGCAATGAGATCAGTCAGTTCAATGGCCTGGAGGCCGGGGAATTGCGCTTCGGCTGCGGCCCGGCACCGGCTTCGGGGTTGGTTCCGCGGGCGGTAGGCAGCTTTATCGGGCGCTACCCCAAGGCGCGCGTGCAGTTCCAGGTGGATGACTGGCACAGCCTGAACAAGCGGTTGCTGGCCGAGGAGTTCGAGTTCTTCGTGGCCGATACTCGCCACTTCGAGGCCGACCCGGAGTACCACACCCAGCGGCTGCGCCCACGCCGCTGGCACTTTTGCTGCCGCGTCGGGCACCCGCTGGCGCAGTTGGAAAGCGTCAGTGCCCAAGCGCTGTTCAGTTACCCGCTGGCCGTCAGCATCCGCCCACCCAACCTGCGCAAGGTGATCGTCGACCTGTGCGGGCGGCAAGACTTCGTGCCCAACGTGGAATGCGAAAACAGCTTCAGCCTACTGGGCGTGGTGCTGCGTTCGGACGCCATCGGCATCAGCGGCTCCTACGGCGACGCCATGCACTTGGCCAAGGGTGAGTTGGTCAAGCTGCGCATCGAAGGCCTCGACGAAAATTGCGAGGAGCTGTACACCCGCTACGGCATCGTCAGCCGCAGCGGTTACCGGCTGTCACCGCTGGCCGAGGCGATGATCGCCGAGATCCGCCAAATCGATGAGCAAGAGATCGCCAACGAGCCCTATGCCCTGGAAAACCTGGCAGTGTGA
- a CDS encoding TonB-dependent receptor, with the protein MNQSRPISPISSRRLKRLPLALMLAGCAGWSHGYAADETTNTAEPAAATKAKADDAHLKTVTVTARRREESSQSVPTPISVVSGQALESQRVYRIQDLQQLTPSLNVAYMHARQSSISIRGLGNNPASDGLEGSVGLYIDNVYLGRPGMAVFDLMDIEQLEVLRGPQGTLFGKNTTAGVINISTRQPTFTPERSIETSVGQDGYFQTKGTVSGPLTDELAGRFSAYRSRSDGDIKNEYDGHDLNGGSREGFRGQLLFKPNEDFSLRFIGDYNEESSSAGTRVLTSTGPTINGVNRYESRAAAAGATLVDGSDRKVNLDSDQRVTVHQGGGSVEANWKMPNDFTLTSVSSYRWWDFTPRNDDGLNVPVSYNAGVSVEDKQWSQEFRLASPTGGAFDYVLGAYYFGNKLDNKSFTYNGPLADIWNGTPAGALANTSSVGKGHIETNSFALFAQGTWHLTPKLDFTAGIRGTYEEKSAWVNRNAPVGGAAVTGAALTARNARYGAYDSGDLSQYSASPSGLLNLSYHFTDDVLGYATLSHGEKSGGVNLTVGTAPTAGADSLLIGTERANNLELGVKSTLWDNRLQLNGNLFWTEVHGYQTTAYDDANRVQYLTNAGAVRSRGLELESILVPIRGLTLNLNGSYNDVRYTSYKDAPCPPEVSFQAGAPASCDLTGHQVVGASKYIANANGEYKWNWDNGLQEYVTASYAYRSKAVGTVEDSAYAQIPGYGLVNLSTGFRGDLGQGQWDVSLWLKNAFDKTYYTTLWSEANGGYSGLLGSERTLGLTGRYDF; encoded by the coding sequence ATGAACCAGTCCCGACCCATCTCCCCGATATCCTCAAGGCGACTCAAGCGTCTGCCGTTGGCCTTGATGCTGGCGGGTTGCGCTGGCTGGTCCCATGGCTACGCCGCCGACGAAACCACCAATACCGCAGAGCCCGCCGCTGCCACCAAGGCAAAGGCCGACGACGCGCACCTGAAGACCGTGACCGTGACTGCGCGGCGCCGCGAAGAAAGCTCGCAAAGCGTGCCCACGCCCATCAGTGTGGTCAGTGGCCAGGCGCTGGAAAGCCAGCGTGTGTACCGCATCCAGGACCTGCAGCAACTGACGCCCAGCCTCAACGTGGCCTACATGCATGCGCGCCAGTCCAGCATCTCGATCCGCGGCCTTGGCAACAACCCGGCCAGCGATGGCCTGGAAGGCAGCGTGGGGTTGTACATAGACAACGTCTACCTTGGCCGGCCAGGCATGGCCGTGTTCGACCTGATGGACATCGAGCAACTGGAAGTGCTACGCGGCCCGCAAGGCACGCTGTTCGGCAAGAACACCACGGCGGGGGTGATCAACATCAGCACCCGTCAGCCAACGTTCACCCCGGAGCGCAGCATCGAGACCTCGGTGGGGCAGGATGGCTATTTTCAAACCAAGGGCACTGTTTCCGGGCCGCTGACCGACGAGTTGGCCGGGCGCTTCTCGGCTTATCGCAGCCGCAGCGACGGCGACATCAAAAACGAATACGACGGCCATGACCTCAATGGCGGCTCGCGCGAAGGCTTTCGTGGCCAATTGCTGTTCAAGCCCAACGAAGACTTCAGCCTGCGCTTCATTGGCGACTACAACGAGGAAAGCTCCAGCGCCGGCACCCGCGTGCTGACCAGTACCGGGCCGACCATCAACGGCGTCAACCGTTACGAGTCTCGTGCCGCAGCGGCGGGCGCCACGTTGGTCGACGGCTCCGATCGCAAGGTCAACCTGGACAGTGATCAACGCGTGACCGTGCACCAGGGCGGCGGCTCGGTGGAAGCCAACTGGAAAATGCCCAACGATTTCACCCTGACCTCGGTCAGTTCCTACCGCTGGTGGGACTTTACCCCGCGCAACGACGACGGCCTGAATGTGCCGGTGTCGTACAACGCCGGCGTGTCAGTGGAAGACAAGCAGTGGTCACAGGAATTTCGCCTGGCCTCGCCCACCGGTGGCGCGTTCGACTACGTGCTGGGCGCCTACTACTTCGGCAACAAGCTGGACAACAAATCCTTCACCTACAACGGGCCGTTGGCCGATATCTGGAACGGCACGCCGGCCGGTGCGTTGGCCAACACCTCGAGCGTGGGCAAGGGCCACATCGAGACTAACAGCTTCGCGCTGTTTGCCCAGGGCACCTGGCACCTCACGCCGAAGCTGGACTTCACCGCCGGGATCCGCGGCACCTACGAAGAGAAAAGCGCTTGGGTGAACCGTAACGCGCCAGTCGGCGGCGCGGCCGTCACCGGCGCTGCGCTGACTGCGCGCAACGCCCGTTATGGCGCCTACGATTCCGGCGACTTGAGCCAGTACAGCGCCAGCCCCTCGGGCTTGCTGAACCTGAGCTACCACTTCACCGATGACGTGCTGGGTTACGCCACGCTGTCCCATGGTGAAAAATCCGGCGGGGTAAACCTGACTGTCGGTACCGCGCCAACGGCCGGCGCCGATTCGCTGCTGATCGGTACCGAACGCGCGAACAACCTGGAACTGGGGGTCAAGAGCACGCTGTGGGACAACCGCCTGCAACTTAACGGCAACCTGTTCTGGACCGAGGTGCACGGCTACCAGACCACCGCCTACGACGACGCCAACCGCGTGCAGTACCTCACCAACGCCGGTGCCGTGCGCTCGCGTGGCCTGGAATTGGAAAGCATCCTGGTGCCCATCCGTGGCCTGACCTTGAACCTCAATGGTTCATACAACGACGTGCGCTACACCTCCTACAAAGACGCGCCATGCCCGCCGGAAGTCAGCTTCCAGGCTGGTGCGCCGGCGTCGTGCGACCTGACCGGGCACCAGGTAGTGGGGGCTTCCAAGTACATCGCCAACGCCAACGGCGAATACAAGTGGAACTGGGATAACGGCCTGCAAGAGTACGTGACCGCCAGCTACGCCTACCGCTCCAAGGCCGTGGGTACGGTCGAGGATTCGGCATACGCGCAGATCCCGGGCTATGGCCTGGTCAACCTGTCCACCGGCTTTCGCGGCGACCTGGGCCAAGGCCAGTGGGACGTTTCGCTGTGGCTGAAAAACGCCTTTGACAAGACCTACTACACCACGCTCTGGAGCGAGGCCAACGGTGGCTACAGCGGCCTGCTGGGCAGCGAACGCACCCTGGGCCTGACCGGCCGCTACGACTTCTGA
- a CDS encoding aryl-sulfate sulfotransferase, which translates to MRVFKAALPLAIASVFASLAAQAAPSVYPTGVTRYDPAKAYNQYVIFSGADKQTHLIDMNGNEVKTWPKAGFPSAIIDPKLVGGERGHVLLQLADKDAGKLGSAGNGLGNQAVGELDWDGKVVWQWGDKAPGGAAQQHHDQRRLSNGNTLVLANRVHKVDGFKVPELIDDVVYEVSPQGGVKWTWLASEHLNEFGFTPAQLKLVRATKDADYLHINNLSVVGPNQWFDAGDKRFAPDNLLLDSRNANFIAIIDKASGKVVWHLGPNLPTINPKTAQQLPRPVDQFVGQHDAHIIPAGLPGAGHLLVFDNQGTAGYPSAPLGMIAGSRVLEIDPITRQVVWQYSAANSKQPNWAFYSSFISSARRLPNGNTLIDEGMNGRFFQVTDKGEIVWEYVSPYLGKAPGGEGISNWVYRALPVSYDWVPAGTPRSETAVIAPDAAIKNANVSR; encoded by the coding sequence ATGCGAGTATTCAAAGCAGCTCTGCCACTGGCCATCGCCAGTGTTTTCGCAAGCCTTGCGGCCCAGGCTGCACCCAGTGTGTACCCCACTGGCGTGACCCGCTATGACCCGGCCAAGGCTTACAACCAGTATGTGATCTTCAGCGGCGCCGATAAGCAAACCCACCTGATCGACATGAACGGCAACGAGGTCAAAACCTGGCCCAAGGCCGGTTTCCCCTCGGCCATCATCGACCCCAAGCTGGTGGGCGGCGAGCGTGGCCATGTGTTGCTGCAACTGGCCGACAAGGACGCCGGCAAGCTCGGCTCGGCGGGCAACGGCCTGGGCAACCAGGCGGTCGGTGAGTTGGACTGGGACGGCAAAGTGGTGTGGCAATGGGGCGACAAGGCACCCGGTGGCGCCGCGCAGCAGCACCATGACCAACGCCGCCTGAGCAATGGCAACACCTTGGTGCTGGCCAACCGCGTGCACAAGGTGGACGGCTTCAAGGTGCCGGAGTTGATCGATGACGTGGTGTATGAGGTCAGCCCGCAAGGCGGGGTGAAATGGACCTGGCTTGCCAGCGAGCACCTCAACGAGTTCGGTTTTACCCCGGCGCAATTGAAGCTGGTACGCGCCACCAAGGACGCCGACTACCTGCACATCAATAACCTCAGCGTGGTGGGCCCCAACCAGTGGTTCGACGCCGGTGACAAGCGCTTTGCCCCCGACAACCTGCTGCTGGACTCACGCAACGCCAACTTCATCGCGATCATCGACAAGGCCAGCGGCAAGGTGGTCTGGCACCTGGGCCCGAACCTGCCGACCATCAACCCGAAAACCGCGCAGCAACTGCCGCGCCCGGTGGACCAGTTCGTCGGCCAGCATGACGCCCACATCATCCCGGCTGGCCTGCCGGGTGCGGGCCACCTGCTGGTGTTCGACAACCAGGGCACCGCTGGCTACCCCTCGGCACCGTTGGGCATGATCGCCGGCTCGCGGGTGCTGGAAATCGACCCCATCACCCGGCAAGTGGTGTGGCAGTACAGCGCGGCTAACTCCAAGCAGCCTAACTGGGCCTTCTACAGCTCGTTCATCAGCAGCGCGCGACGCTTGCCCAACGGCAACACGCTGATCGATGAAGGCATGAACGGGCGCTTTTTCCAGGTGACAGACAAGGGCGAGATCGTCTGGGAATACGTGAGCCCTTACCTGGGCAAGGCCCCTGGGGGCGAGGGCATCAGTAATTGGGTGTACCGCGCATTGCCGGTGAGCTACGACTGGGTACCCGCTGGCACGCCACGTTCGGAAACCGCTGTGATAGCGCCTGATGCGGCCATCAAGAACGCCAACGTCAGCCGCTAA
- a CDS encoding energy transducer TonB, with protein sequence MGNVQTAASAQQALWRHAPGGELVDLGRAHRTPLGQSRLQSTPKGVLSRREGILLGIFALVLHGAVIVWLSQKPAAALPIVPPEIPPMTIEFSAPTPPAPPPPEPVVQPVVEPPPPVEDELATKKPPKPIPKPKPKPVPKPEPKPLPKPVEQPPAPPQPAAPPAPPAPPAPKPVTPASANAAYLKNPAPEYPSLAQRRGWEGTVLLRVHVLATGKPGEIQIQTSSGRQQLDDAALAAVKRWSFVPAKQGDVAQDGWVSVPIDFKIR encoded by the coding sequence ATGGGCAATGTCCAGACCGCAGCCAGTGCACAGCAAGCGCTATGGCGCCACGCACCCGGCGGCGAGTTGGTGGACCTGGGCCGAGCGCACCGCACGCCGCTGGGCCAGTCGCGGCTGCAAAGCACCCCCAAGGGCGTGCTGAGCCGTCGTGAAGGGATTCTGCTAGGTATTTTCGCGCTGGTGCTGCATGGCGCGGTGATCGTTTGGTTAAGCCAGAAGCCCGCCGCCGCGCTACCGATCGTACCGCCGGAAATTCCGCCGATGACCATCGAGTTTTCTGCCCCGACGCCGCCCGCGCCGCCACCACCTGAACCGGTGGTGCAACCGGTGGTAGAGCCACCACCGCCGGTGGAGGACGAGTTGGCGACCAAAAAGCCGCCCAAGCCGATCCCCAAGCCCAAGCCTAAGCCGGTACCCAAGCCTGAACCCAAACCGCTTCCCAAGCCGGTCGAGCAACCGCCTGCCCCACCACAGCCGGCCGCGCCACCCGCGCCGCCAGCCCCGCCCGCGCCCAAACCGGTGACCCCGGCTTCGGCCAACGCGGCGTACTTGAAGAACCCGGCGCCGGAATACCCGTCGCTGGCCCAGCGTCGCGGCTGGGAAGGCACGGTGTTGCTGCGGGTGCATGTATTGGCCACCGGCAAGCCGGGTGAAATCCAGATTCAGACCAGCAGTGGTCGCCAGCAACTCGACGACGCGGCACTGGCCGCCGTCAAGCGCTGGAGTTTCGTCCCTGCCAAGCAAGGCGATGTCGCCCAGGACGGCTGGGTCAGCGTCCCCATCGACTTCAAGATCCGCTAA
- a CDS encoding MotA/TolQ/ExbB proton channel family protein: MSTLASPLQSIEGAVIWLLVIFSVATWGLALLKGFQFARLKNQDRRFHKQFWAASSLDSAADLAQTQPGAAARVAQAGYAAIQVGEPGHATDLSQSINHQDRLERALRQQIVRERRSLETGLAVVASIGSTSPFIGLFGTVWGIMEALKGISAAGSASLETVAGPIGAALVATGVGIAVAVPAVLVYNYFLRRLKLTAADLDDFAHDFYSLAQKSSFRVLVHPTANKAAQGAAGQKVKEAS; the protein is encoded by the coding sequence ATGAGTACTTTGGCTTCTCCTCTCCAATCCATCGAAGGCGCGGTGATCTGGCTGCTGGTGATTTTCTCGGTTGCTACCTGGGGCCTGGCATTGCTCAAGGGCTTTCAGTTCGCACGCCTGAAGAACCAGGACCGCCGCTTCCACAAACAATTCTGGGCCGCTTCAAGCCTTGATTCGGCGGCAGACCTTGCGCAAACCCAGCCCGGCGCCGCTGCCCGCGTGGCCCAGGCCGGCTATGCCGCCATCCAGGTAGGCGAGCCAGGCCATGCCACTGACCTCAGCCAGTCGATCAACCATCAGGACCGCCTGGAGCGCGCCCTGCGCCAACAGATCGTGCGTGAGCGCCGCTCGCTGGAAACCGGCTTGGCCGTGGTCGCCAGTATTGGTAGCACCTCGCCGTTCATCGGCCTGTTCGGTACCGTGTGGGGCATCATGGAAGCCCTCAAGGGTATCAGCGCGGCCGGCTCCGCCAGCCTGGAAACCGTGGCCGGCCCGATCGGTGCGGCACTGGTTGCCACCGGCGTGGGTATCGCGGTCGCGGTACCGGCGGTGCTGGTTTACAACTACTTCCTGCGCCGCCTGAAGCTGACCGCCGCCGACCTGGATGACTTCGCCCACGACTTCTACAGCCTGGCGCAAAAGAGCTCGTTCCGCGTGCTGGTGCACCCCACTGCCAACAAAGCCGCTCAAGGTGCAGCCGGGCAGAAAGTGAAGGAGGCGTCCTGA
- a CDS encoding ExbD/TolR family protein, translating to MAFSTQDSDEVLSEINVTPLVDVMLVLLVVFIVTAPLLTNSIPINLPKTEAVAPVEQKDPLVVSINGEGKLFINKDEIQADLLETNLQAAKTKDPQVRVQLQADDGVNYGAVAKAMAQIEKAGITKLSVITAR from the coding sequence ATGGCCTTTTCAACCCAGGACAGCGATGAAGTACTGAGTGAGATCAACGTGACGCCGTTGGTGGACGTGATGCTGGTACTGCTGGTGGTGTTTATCGTGACGGCGCCGCTGCTGACCAACTCGATCCCGATCAACCTGCCCAAGACCGAGGCCGTGGCTCCGGTGGAGCAAAAAGATCCGTTGGTCGTAAGTATCAACGGCGAAGGTAAATTGTTCATAAATAAAGACGAGATTCAGGCTGACCTGCTGGAAACCAACCTGCAGGCGGCCAAGACCAAGGACCCACAGGTGCGGGTGCAACTGCAGGCCGATGATGGCGTGAATTACGGCGCGGTGGCCAAGGCCATGGCGCAGATCGAAAAGGCGGGTATCACCAAGCTGTCGGTGATCACCGCGCGGTGA
- a CDS encoding alpha/beta hydrolase produces MRNESIRYLIVPGWQGSPQDHWQTHWQDSLPNSTRVEQADWMVPQRRDWVAALDEAVDAADTPVILIAHSLGCVTVAHWAEQATRSALRKVHGALLVAPADVERPNCPPALQNFAPIPRHLLPFPSQVVASDNDPAISAPRALQLARDWGAEAGILAGGGHINVKSGHRRWEQGFAYLYRLQSRLEQHSLRRA; encoded by the coding sequence ATGCGCAACGAGTCTATCCGCTACCTGATTGTGCCGGGCTGGCAGGGTTCGCCACAGGATCACTGGCAAACCCATTGGCAGGACAGCCTGCCCAACAGTACCCGCGTGGAACAGGCCGATTGGATGGTGCCGCAACGCCGCGACTGGGTGGCGGCACTCGACGAAGCGGTGGACGCTGCCGATACGCCGGTGATCCTGATCGCCCATAGCCTGGGCTGCGTGACGGTTGCCCACTGGGCCGAGCAAGCCACACGTAGCGCCTTGCGCAAGGTGCATGGCGCTTTGCTGGTCGCCCCTGCGGACGTCGAGCGGCCGAACTGCCCGCCGGCATTGCAGAACTTTGCGCCGATTCCTCGCCACCTGCTGCCTTTCCCAAGCCAGGTGGTGGCCTCGGATAACGACCCGGCCATCAGTGCGCCGCGGGCGTTGCAACTGGCCCGTGACTGGGGCGCCGAAGCCGGCATCCTGGCCGGGGGCGGGCACATCAACGTCAAGTCCGGGCACCGCCGTTGGGAGCAGGGTTTTGCTTACCTGTATCGCCTGCAAAGCCGCCTGGAACAGCATTCCCTGCGCCGCGCCTGA
- a CDS encoding sigma 54-interacting transcriptional regulator, with the protein MNLHESFGQPLLTFPDADKSPLSIRAKALVFVDPRSRQLREDLEQLAPRALPVLIRGESGTGKELLARHIHRASDRGGLFVSVNCGAISPTYADAELFGYTAGSHSVSASSRAGWFGSANGGTLYLDEIGDLPLAIQTKLLAALENHEVTRVGASQPSPVDVRLVAASSIDLAQAVAAGNFNERLFNYLSEGSLDLPALRERAGDILSLAEYFVGIYSQRLSLPVPLISEAAQSVLERYSWPGNTRELENVIHFALLVSSGDEILPEHLNLPDSAEPLDEIERTLAKIFAQASGSQLSGLKAVLDSAALRLAQQGY; encoded by the coding sequence ATGAACTTGCATGAATCGTTTGGCCAGCCCTTGCTGACCTTTCCCGACGCCGACAAAAGCCCGCTGAGCATCCGCGCCAAAGCCCTGGTGTTCGTTGACCCGCGCTCGCGGCAACTTCGCGAAGACCTTGAGCAATTGGCCCCGCGCGCCTTGCCGGTGTTGATCCGCGGTGAGTCCGGTACTGGCAAGGAATTGTTGGCGCGGCACATTCACCGCGCCAGTGATCGGGGCGGCTTGTTCGTGTCGGTCAATTGCGGTGCCATCAGCCCCACCTATGCCGATGCCGAGTTGTTTGGCTACACCGCCGGCAGCCATAGCGTTTCGGCCAGCAGCCGCGCCGGCTGGTTCGGCTCGGCCAATGGCGGCACGTTGTACCTGGATGAAATCGGTGATCTGCCGCTGGCGATTCAGACCAAGCTGCTGGCGGCGTTGGAAAACCATGAGGTGACTCGCGTTGGCGCTTCCCAGCCCAGCCCGGTCGACGTTCGCCTTGTGGCAGCTTCGAGCATCGACCTGGCCCAGGCAGTGGCCGCGGGCAACTTCAACGAGCGCCTGTTCAATTACCTGAGCGAAGGGAGCCTGGACCTGCCGGCATTGCGCGAGCGGGCCGGGGACATCCTCTCGCTGGCCGAATATTTCGTCGGCATTTACAGCCAGCGCCTGAGCCTGCCAGTGCCCTTGATCAGCGAGGCAGCCCAGTCAGTGTTGGAGCGTTATAGTTGGCCGGGCAATACTCGTGAGCTTGAAAACGTCATTCACTTTGCCCTGCTGGTAAGCAGCGGCGACGAGATTCTGCCGGAACACTTGAACTTGCCCGACAGCGCAGAGCCTTTGGACGAGATTGAGCGCACGCTGGCGAAAATTTTCGCCCAAGCCTCTGGTTCGCAGCTTTCGGGGCTCAAGGCGGTGTTGGACAGTGCCGCGTTGCGTTTGGCGCAACAGGGGTACTAG